A stretch of DNA from Oryzomicrobium terrae:
CGGCTGGCCGGCGAGTTCTTTGCCACCCTGCCTGGCGGGGGCGCCTCGCCGGCTTTTGCGCCGGCGCCAGCACGGGGCGTGGCCGAAGGGGGGGCACCGTCGCCAGCGTCTCCTGCCTTGGCCAACGATCCGGTCGAGGCCGCGCCGTCGGCCGGTCGTGGCGCTGCCGGGCCGGCAGTACCGGAGGCCTATGCGGCAGCCTTGCCCACGGTGCCCCTGGCCGGAACACCAGGGCCGGGCAGTCCCTACTACTTCCTCGGGGAATCGAGCGCCTACCGGGCCGAGTCACCGGTTCTACCCGACAGCGCCCTGCTGCCGGGCGGTTCGGTGTCGCCCCAGTCCTTCGGCTTACCTGGCCAGGACGAGCTGCGGGCCCTGCTCGCCGAGATCGGCGGCTCCTCCCGGGGTGAGGTCGCGCGTCAGGAGGCGTCGGCCCCTGGCTTCTACTTCCTCGACCAGAGCGGTGGTCCGCGCGGGCAACGCTATGCCGAGCCGCCGGAAGCGCCGTCCCAGCTACAGGTAGCCACGCCGCCCTTCGACATCAACGCCGTGCGCCGGGATTTCCCGATTCTCGCCGAGCGAGTCAATGGCCGCCCCCTGATCTGGCTCGACAATGCCGCCACGACGCAGAAGCCCCAGGCGGTGATCGACCGGCTGGCCTACTTCTACGCCCACGAAAACTCCAACATCCACCGGGCCGCCCACGAACTGGCCGCACGGGCCACCGACGCCTACGAGGCGGCGCGGCACAAGGTGGCGCGCTTTCTCGGCGCCGGTTCGCCGGAGGAGATCGTGTTCGTGCGCGGCGCCACCGAGGCCATCAACCTGGTGGCCAAGACCTGGGGGGCGCAGAACATCGGGCCCGGCGACGAGATCGTCGTCTCCCTGCTCGAACACCACGCCAACATCGTGCCCTGGCAGCAGCTCGCTGCCGCCAGCGGGGCGAAGATCCGCGTGATTCCGGTAGACGACGACGGCCAGATCCTGCTCGACGAGTACCAGAAGCTGCTCAACAGCCGCACCAGGCTGGTGGCCATCACCCAGGTTTCCAACGCCCTGGGTACGGTGACGCCGGTCAAGCAGATCATCGACCTGGCTCACCGGGCCGGCGCCCGGGTGCTGGTGGACGGGGCCCAGTCGGTGTCGCACCTGCGGGTCAACGTCCAGGCCCTGGATGCGGACTTCTTCGTCTTTTCCGGGCACAAGGTATTCGCCCCCACCGGCATCGGTGTGGTCTATGCCAAGAAAGAGTTGCTGGAGGCCATGCCCCCTTGGCAGGGGGGCGGCAACATGATCGCCGACGTCACTTTCGAGCGCACCCAGTACCAGCCGCCGCCCAACAAGTTCGAGGCCGGCACCGGCAACATCGCCGACGCGGTGGGGCTGGGCGCCGCCCTGGACTACGTGGAGCGGATCGGCCTGGAGAACATCGCCCACTACGAGCACCTGCTGCTCGACTACGCCACCCAGGGGCTGAAGACCGTCCCCGGGCTGCGCCTGGTGGGCACCGCCCGGGACAAGACCAGCGTGCTGTCCTTCGTTCTGGAGGGCTACCGTACCGAGGAAGTGGGCGCGGCCCTCAACCGGGATGGTATCGCCGTGCGCTCCGGCCACCACTGCGCCCAGCCGATCCTGCGCCGCTTCGGCCTGGAAGCAACGGTGCGCCCGTCCCTGGCCTTTTACAACACCTGCGAGGAGGTCGATACCCTGGTGGCCGTGCTGCACCGCTTGGCCCGGGGCAAGGGGAACACGGCGCTGCGCTAGCCGCGCTGTGTCTGCCCGATGGAAAAAGCCTCCGCCTGCAAAGGTGGAGGCTTTTTCCATGGTGGGAAATTGGGGGGGATGCCGCAACGCCGAACTGCAGCGCCGGCCATGCTGGGCACAACCGGCCGGGCCTGCTGTCGGTTACGGCTGTTCGGCAGTTTCCCGGTGCGGCTCGATCAGGCCCAGGCGTTTCAGGTCGGCGCGCAGAGTGTAGCGCGAAATTCCCAGGCGTTTGGCGGTACGCACCTGGTTACCCTGGCAGTGGGAAAAAGCCTGGGTGATGAGCAGGCGGTTCACCGTGTCGTGGAGGTTTTCCCGGTCGCTGCCGATCAGGCAGGCCAGGGCGTTTTCCAATCCGGCCAACGGGTCTTCGTCGCCGGTGGGGCGAATGCCGCCGCCGCTGCCCGGTAGCGGCGGCCGGCCGCTCAAGCGCAAGTCGGCCACGTCGATGGTCTGGCGGCGGCACATGATCAGGGCGTAATGGACGACGTTCTCCAGTTCCCGGATGTTGCCCGGCCAGTCGTGGCCGAGCAGGGCCTGCTCGGCCTGGGGGGAAACGTCCACCGTTCCCAGCCCGAGGCGGCGGCGATAGACGTCGATGAAATAATCCACCAGGGGCAGGATGTCGCCGCGCCGCTCGCGCAGCGGCGCTAGGGCGACCGGCGCTACTGCCAGTCGGTAATACAGGTCGTGGCGGAAGTTGCCGGCATCTACCGCCCGCTCCAGATCCACGTTGGTGGCGGCCACCAGCCGCACGTCCACGGGGATCGGCTTGCGCGAGCCGAGGCGCACCACCTGCCGCTCTTGCAGCACCCGCAGCAGCTTGACCTGCAGGGCCAGGGGCATGTCCCCCACCTCGTCGAGGAACAGGGTGCCGCCGTCGGCGGCTTCGAACCAGCCGGCCCGGGCCTGCTGAGCACCGGTGAAGGCACCGCTTTCATGGCCGAATAGCTCCGACTCCACCAGGTTTTCGCTAAAGGCGCCGCAGTTGACGGCGATGAATGGGCCGTGCCGGCTGCTCTGTTCGTGGATGTGCCGGGCCAACAGTTCCTTGCCGGTACCGGTTTCGCCGGTGATCAGCACGGTGGCCTCGCTTGGCGCCAGGCGCTCGATCTGGCGCAGCAGCGCTTGGGACAGCGGATCGCTGAAGACCAGGGCCTTGGCCCGGATGGACAAGGTCAGCTCGCCGGCATTGGGAAAGGCCAGCAGCTTGACGGATGGAGCAGTCATTGTTGTGTGTCGTTGGGGAGCGCCTTGGCGCTGAAGGACGTCAATCTAGGCCGCATTGCAGCAGTCAGAAACGAACGATTTGTTATTTGCTTCTTTCCTTTCGGCAGGATCGAGGTCTGCATGGATAAAGGCTCTTCGGGCAGTTGGAAGATTTTCGGCGCAACCCCATGAATTCACGTTTTATTCCCGATGCAAATGAATAAATAGGAAATCCATCGTAGGGGGCGCCGTCCCGGCTGGCTAGCATCGGATGCTTTCGCTGGCTGCCCTGTGGGGCCCGCCGGCGCCGTTTACCCGGTCTGCCGACCATCCGCCGAGGACTATCGCCATGGGTCGTTCCGAATCCCTGCCTTCCGCCGTTGCCGAGGCGGTGCATCCCGATGCTCCGTTCTGGCTGCCGTTCACCCCCAATCGGGAATTCAAGACTGGCGGCGCCCGCCTCGCTGCCCGGGCCGAGGGGATCTATTACTGGGACGACCAGGGGCGCCGCATCATTGACGCCTCCTCCGGCCTGTTCTGTGTTGCCGCCGGCCACGGCCGCCGCGAGATTGCCGAGGCGGTGGGCCGCCAGGTCGCCGAGTTGGATTACCTCCCGCCCTTCCTGCGCGCCCATGGCAAGGCATTCGAATTGGCGCGGCGCATCGCCGAACTGACGCCCGGTGATCTGAATCGCATCTTCTTCACGAACTCTGGATCCGAAGCTGTTGATTCAGCTATGAAAATAGCCTTGGCGTATCACCGCGCCCGAGGCCAGGGGCAACGCCAGATCTTCATCTCCCGGGAACGGGCCTACCACGGCGTCAATTTCGGCGGCATCGCCCTTTCGGGCATGGCCAACAACCGCCGCCATTTCGGCATCGGCCTGGCCCCGGTGGCCCACCTGCGCCACCACCATCTTCAGGAAAACGCCTTCACCCGGGGTCAGGGCGCCCAGGGTGCCGAGCTGGCCGATGACCTGCTGCGCCTGATCAACCTGCACGGGGCGGAGAACATCGCCGCCGTGTTCGTCGAGCCGGTGGCCGGCTCCACCGGGGTGCTGGTGCCGCCGCGGGGCTACCTGCAACGCCTCCGGGAAATTTGCGACCAGCACCAGCTGTTGCTGGTGTTCGACGAGGTGATCAGTGGTTTCGGCCGCCTGGGCGACAACTTCGGCGCCCAGACCTTCGGCGTTACCCCGGACATCATGACCCTGGCCAAGGCGCTCACCAACGGCACCGTGCCGATGGGGGCGGTGGCCGCCTCCCAGCGCATCTACGACGGCATCGTCGCCGCTGCAGGAGAGCAGTCCATCGAGTTCTTCCACGGCTATACCTACTCGGCCCACCCCCTGGCCTGCGCCGCCGGCCTGGCAGTCCTGGACATCTATCGGGACGAAGGCCTGTTCGAACGGGCCCAGAAGCTGTCGCCCTACTTCCTCGACATGGTGTTTTCCCTGCGCGACCTGCCTATCGTCACCGACATTCGCGGCATCGGCTTCCTGGCCGGCTTCGACGTGGCCGCGGACGGGGCCCCCGGGGTGCGGGGCCACGAGCTGCAAAAACGCCTGTGGGATGCCGGCTTGCACCTCAAGACCACTGGCGACGCGGCCATCCTGGCGCCGGCTTACATTGCTGAAAAAGCCCACATCGACGAGATCGGCGACACCCTGCGCCGGGTGCTGAAGAGCTTCTGATCCCGCCCTCCCGTTTGTTTCATCCATGGGGCTGCGCCGCCGCGGGCCAGCCCTTTTTCTGCTTGCAGCTTTCTGTCATGACCTCCCCTCTCCTTTTCGCCAGCCCCGGGCGCCCGCCCGGCGAGATCGTGGTCTTTCGCGCCCGCCGCATCCTCACCATGAACCCCGCCCAGCCCGAGGCCACCCACGTGGCGGTGCAAGACGGCCGCATCCTGGCTGTGGGCGATGGGGAGACTGCCGCTGCCTGGGGACCGGCGCGGCTGGACGAACGCTTTGCCGATCAGGTGCTGCTGCCCGGTTTCGTCGAGGGGCACAGCCACCTGATGGAGGGGGGCGTGTGGGACTTCGTCTATTGCGGCTACCATGACCGGCGCGACCCCGGCGGCCGGCTGTGGCCGGGGCTGAAGAGCTTTGCCGCGGTGGTGGAGCGGTTGCGCCAGGCCCAGGCCGACCAGGCCGATCCCCAGGCGCCTCTGCTCGGCTGGGGGTTCGACCCGATCCATTTCGGCACGGCACGGATGACCGTGGCCGAACTCGACCAGGTGTCCCGGGAACGGCCGGTGGCGGTGATGCACGCCAACTTCCACCTGCTCAACGCCAACCGCGCCATGCTGGCGCGGGCCGGTATCGACCGGCACTGCGAAGCCGAGGGCGTCGCCCGGGACGCAACCGGCGAGCCCACCGGCGAGCTGCAGGAAACGGCCATGTTTCCGGTCTTTCGTGCCATCGACAACGCTTTCTACGAAGCCGGCCAGACCGTGCGCGGCGCCTGGAATTTCGCCCGGGCGGCACTTCAGGGCGGAGTCACCACCGCCACGGACCTGGTCAGCGACCTGGCGCCGGAGACCCTCGACCGCCTCCACGCCATTACCGCCGACCCGGCCTATCCGGTGCGCCTGGTGCCGGCCTTTTTGCCCCTGCGCGCCCCGGGCGTGGACGGGGTGGCCCGGGTGCTCGACGCCCGGCGACGCAATACCGCCAAGTTTCTCGCCGGCCCGGTCAAGGTCGTGGTGGATGGCTCGATCCAGGGCTTCACCGGCCGCCTCAAGTGGCCGGGCTACTACAACGGCCGGGAAAACGGCCTGTGGCTGGTGCCGCCGTCCCAGTTGCGCGAGCAGCTGGAGCCCTACCACCGGGCCGGCCTAACCCTGCACCTGCACGTGAACGGCGACGAGGCTTCGGAACTGGCCATCGAGGCCCTGGAGGAACTGCTGGCCGCCCATCCGCGCCCGGACCATCGCCATACCCTGCAGCACTGCCAGATGGCCGACGCCGCCCAGTTCCGCCGCATGAAGGCCCTGGGCCTGTGCGCCAACCTGTTCGCCAACCACCTCTACTACTGGGGTGATGCCCATTTCGAGCAGACCCTGGGCCCGGACCGGACCCGCCGTCTCGACGCCTGCGGCACCGCCCTGCGCGAAGGTGTGCCCTTCTCGATCCACTCCGATGCGCCGATTACACCCCTGGCTCCCCTCTTTTCCGCCTGGTGCGCGGTGAACCGCATCAGCCACGGCGGCCGGCTGCTCGGCCCGGATGAGCGCATTCCGGTGACCGCGGCCCTGCGTGCCATCACCCTGGGGGCCGCCTACACCCTCAAGCTCGACCACCTGGTGGGTAGCATCGAGGTGGGCAAATGGGCCGATTTCGCCGTGCTCGACGACGACCCCCTGACGGTGGCCCCGCACCGCCTGAAGGATGTGCCGGTGTGGGGCACGGTGCTGGCCGGCCAGCCCTTCCCCGCCCCCCGGCCGGCGTGAGGCGCGGCGCCGTGCTCTTCACGGCAGCGCCCCTTGGCGCTCCGCCCGCCCTTCCGCCCGGCGTATCGGGCCAGGCGCCGATCCCCCTTACCGTCATCGGCGGTTTTCTCGGCGCCGGCAAGACCTCCCTGATCAACCACCTGCTGGCGGCGCCCGGCGGCGAACCCCTGACCGTGCTGGTCAACGATTTCGGCGCCCTGGAAATCGATGCCGCCCTGATCCGCGCCCGCAGCGGCGACACCCTCAGCCTGGCCAACGGCTGCATCTGCTGCTCCATGGGCGGCGACCTGGTCCAGGCCCTGCTCGCCCTGGAACGGCGCCCCGAGGCCCCACGCCGTTTGGTGGTCGAAACCAGCGGCGTGGCCGATCCGGGCAAGGTGGCCCAGATCGGCCTGCTGGCGGCCGGCTACCGGCTCGATGCGGTGGTGGTGGTGGTGGATGCCGGGGCCTTTCCCGCCCTGCTGGCGGATCCGCGGCTGGGTGACACGGTGGCCCGCCAGGTGAAGCGAGCCGATCTGCTGGTGGTGAACAAGGCCGACACCATCGGCCTGACCGAACAGCGGGCCCTGGAGAAAATCCTGGAGAGCCTGGCGCCGACCGCCCCCCGGCTGCTGACCCGGGAAGGGCGGGTTCCCGCCCAGGTCCTGCTGGGCGAGGCGACGCCCCCGGTGGGGGCTGACGATGCCAACGCGCCAACTGCGCCGCCCAGGCCCCGCTCCGGCCCGCCAGGGGGAGCGGGTAACCCTGGAAGGCAGCGAGTGTTGGCGCAGCCCCCCTCCCCCCGTCCTGAGCCAGCCTACTTCACCCTGTCCTGGACGTATCTCCAGCCCCTGCGCCCCGACCGGGCGCGGGAACTGCTCGACCGGGCCCTGCCTGCCCGCCTGCTGCGCGGTAAGGCGCTACTGAACCTGTACGGCGATGACCGGCCCTGGCTGTGGCAGCGCGCCGGGGGACGCAGCCGCTGGGAGCGCCTGGAAGCTTCCCCTCCCGGGTTGGCCCCCGGCGAGTCCCGGGTGGTGCTGATCAGCCTGGCGTCCGCTGCGGACGAGGCGGAGGCTAAGTCCCTGCTCAGGCGCCTAGGCACCTGAGCGATCCGCCATCCCGGCTCAAGCCGCGGCGAGGAAGGCGTGCAGCCGGGCGTTGGTTTCCTCCGGCTGCTCCAGCATGATCTGGTGGCCGCAGCGGGGCACGACGTGCAGTTCGGCCCGGGGCAGCCGGGTGGCCAGGTCGGCGGCGATGGCGGCCGGGGTCAGGCCGTCGCTGTCCCCGGCCAGCAACAGTACCGGCAGATCCAGTTGCGGTAGGACCTGGGGAGCGATCGGCGCGGCACCGGCGAGCAGGGACTTGAATACGTGCAGCGAATTGCGCCGGGCCACCGCCTCCTCGTGGGCGACCAGGGCCCGGTCCGCGTCCGGATGCCAGGCCCGGCGGCGAAAGCCCCGGGCCAGCAGGGGGCGCAGCAGCTCCAGCAGACCCGTCGGCAGCCAGGCCAGCGGACCCCGGGCCAGTTTTTCCGAGGCCGGCGGCGTTCCCAGCAGCGCCACCCGGTCGATGTCACCCAGGCGCCCGTCCCGATGCAGCGCCAGCAGCACCGCCAGGGTCAGCCGGGCGCCATAGGAGTGGGCCACCAGGACGTTGCGGGCGCTGCCGAAGGTGCTCACCAGCTGCCGGTAATCCTCGGCCAGCGCGTCGCTGGCATAGGCTTCCCGTTGCCGGGGCTGGGGGCTCTGGCCGTGGCCGAGGAAGTCCCAGGCCACCACCCGGTAGCCCGCCGCCACCAGGGCCTGCCACTGGTGGCGCCACTGGTGCTTGTTGCCGCCGGCGCCATGGCAGAGGAACACCGTGGTGTCGGCCCGGGCGCCTCCTTCGTGGCGGCGCAGGTGAACGAAGCGGCCGGGAC
This window harbors:
- a CDS encoding family 2A encapsulin nanocompartment cargo protein cysteine desulfurase; protein product: MTTPTPTSNGVTGLASSPPGLPDVDTLARLAGEFFATLPGGGASPAFAPAPARGVAEGGAPSPASPALANDPVEAAPSAGRGAAGPAVPEAYAAALPTVPLAGTPGPGSPYYFLGESSAYRAESPVLPDSALLPGGSVSPQSFGLPGQDELRALLAEIGGSSRGEVARQEASAPGFYFLDQSGGPRGQRYAEPPEAPSQLQVATPPFDINAVRRDFPILAERVNGRPLIWLDNAATTQKPQAVIDRLAYFYAHENSNIHRAAHELAARATDAYEAARHKVARFLGAGSPEEIVFVRGATEAINLVAKTWGAQNIGPGDEIVVSLLEHHANIVPWQQLAAASGAKIRVIPVDDDGQILLDEYQKLLNSRTRLVAITQVSNALGTVTPVKQIIDLAHRAGARVLVDGAQSVSHLRVNVQALDADFFVFSGHKVFAPTGIGVVYAKKELLEAMPPWQGGGNMIADVTFERTQYQPPPNKFEAGTGNIADAVGLGAALDYVERIGLENIAHYEHLLLDYATQGLKTVPGLRLVGTARDKTSVLSFVLEGYRTEEVGAALNRDGIAVRSGHHCAQPILRRFGLEATVRPSLAFYNTCEEVDTLVAVLHRLARGKGNTALR
- a CDS encoding sigma-54 interaction domain-containing protein; translation: MTAPSVKLLAFPNAGELTLSIRAKALVFSDPLSQALLRQIERLAPSEATVLITGETGTGKELLARHIHEQSSRHGPFIAVNCGAFSENLVESELFGHESGAFTGAQQARAGWFEAADGGTLFLDEVGDMPLALQVKLLRVLQERQVVRLGSRKPIPVDVRLVAATNVDLERAVDAGNFRHDLYYRLAVAPVALAPLRERRGDILPLVDYFIDVYRRRLGLGTVDVSPQAEQALLGHDWPGNIRELENVVHYALIMCRRQTIDVADLRLSGRPPLPGSGGGIRPTGDEDPLAGLENALACLIGSDRENLHDTVNRLLITQAFSHCQGNQVRTAKRLGISRYTLRADLKRLGLIEPHRETAEQP
- a CDS encoding aminotransferase class III-fold pyridoxal phosphate-dependent enzyme is translated as MGRSESLPSAVAEAVHPDAPFWLPFTPNREFKTGGARLAARAEGIYYWDDQGRRIIDASSGLFCVAAGHGRREIAEAVGRQVAELDYLPPFLRAHGKAFELARRIAELTPGDLNRIFFTNSGSEAVDSAMKIALAYHRARGQGQRQIFISRERAYHGVNFGGIALSGMANNRRHFGIGLAPVAHLRHHHLQENAFTRGQGAQGAELADDLLRLINLHGAENIAAVFVEPVAGSTGVLVPPRGYLQRLREICDQHQLLLVFDEVISGFGRLGDNFGAQTFGVTPDIMTLAKALTNGTVPMGAVAASQRIYDGIVAAAGEQSIEFFHGYTYSAHPLACAAGLAVLDIYRDEGLFERAQKLSPYFLDMVFSLRDLPIVTDIRGIGFLAGFDVAADGAPGVRGHELQKRLWDAGLHLKTTGDAAILAPAYIAEKAHIDEIGDTLRRVLKSF
- a CDS encoding amidohydrolase — its product is MTSPLLFASPGRPPGEIVVFRARRILTMNPAQPEATHVAVQDGRILAVGDGETAAAWGPARLDERFADQVLLPGFVEGHSHLMEGGVWDFVYCGYHDRRDPGGRLWPGLKSFAAVVERLRQAQADQADPQAPLLGWGFDPIHFGTARMTVAELDQVSRERPVAVMHANFHLLNANRAMLARAGIDRHCEAEGVARDATGEPTGELQETAMFPVFRAIDNAFYEAGQTVRGAWNFARAALQGGVTTATDLVSDLAPETLDRLHAITADPAYPVRLVPAFLPLRAPGVDGVARVLDARRRNTAKFLAGPVKVVVDGSIQGFTGRLKWPGYYNGRENGLWLVPPSQLREQLEPYHRAGLTLHLHVNGDEASELAIEALEELLAAHPRPDHRHTLQHCQMADAAQFRRMKALGLCANLFANHLYYWGDAHFEQTLGPDRTRRLDACGTALREGVPFSIHSDAPITPLAPLFSAWCAVNRISHGGRLLGPDERIPVTAALRAITLGAAYTLKLDHLVGSIEVGKWADFAVLDDDPLTVAPHRLKDVPVWGTVLAGQPFPAPRPA
- a CDS encoding CobW family GTP-binding protein gives rise to the protein MLFTAAPLGAPPALPPGVSGQAPIPLTVIGGFLGAGKTSLINHLLAAPGGEPLTVLVNDFGALEIDAALIRARSGDTLSLANGCICCSMGGDLVQALLALERRPEAPRRLVVETSGVADPGKVAQIGLLAAGYRLDAVVVVVDAGAFPALLADPRLGDTVARQVKRADLLVVNKADTIGLTEQRALEKILESLAPTAPRLLTREGRVPAQVLLGEATPPVGADDANAPTAPPRPRSGPPGGAGNPGRQRVLAQPPSPRPEPAYFTLSWTYLQPLRPDRARELLDRALPARLLRGKALLNLYGDDRPWLWQRAGGRSRWERLEASPPGLAPGESRVVLISLASAADEAEAKSLLRRLGT
- a CDS encoding alpha/beta fold hydrolase; the encoded protein is MSHDPQRTSHLSVDAWGIGPGELEEIRPGRFVHLRRHEGGARADTTVFLCHGAGGNKHQWRHQWQALVAAGYRVVAWDFLGHGQSPQPRQREAYASDALAEDYRQLVSTFGSARNVLVAHSYGARLTLAVLLALHRDGRLGDIDRVALLGTPPASEKLARGPLAWLPTGLLELLRPLLARGFRRRAWHPDADRALVAHEEAVARRNSLHVFKSLLAGAAPIAPQVLPQLDLPVLLLAGDSDGLTPAAIAADLATRLPRAELHVVPRCGHQIMLEQPEETNARLHAFLAAA